The segment CGAGATTTTTCAGGGGCTCGAGCCCGGTGGCACCGCCATTGTTCCGTTCGACAGCCCCTACCGCGATCGGTTGATCGCGGCCGCAAAACCCCATGCCGGGCGCATCGTCACCTTCGGCCTGGGCGAGGGGGCCGATGTCCGCGCGCGCGATGTGGTGCGCGCCACCAATGGCGGGTCGCTGGTCAATGCCCGGCTGCACGGTGCCGAGCTGTGCTTCACCATCGCGCATCCGGGTGCGCATTGGGTGTCGAACGCAATGGCGGTGCTGGCGGCGGTTGAGGCGCTGGGCGGCGATCTGGGGCAGGCGGGGCTTGCGCTTGCCGACATGGCCGGGCTCCCCGGTCGCGGCGCGCGCCACAACGTGCCTGTCGACGGCGGCACCGCGCTCGTCATCGACGAAAGCTACAACGCCAATCCGGCCTCGATGGCGGCGACGATCCGTCAGCTGGGCGAGGAAGCCGGGCGCCGCATCGTGATCCTTGGCGGCATGCGCGAACTGGGGGAGGGCAGCGATGCCTTTCACGCCCAGTTGGCCGAGCCGCTGAAAGCGGCGAACGTCCAATATGCACTGCTCGTCGGCGCGGAAATGAAACCGCTCGCAAAGGCGCTTGAAGGCGTAATCGACTTCGCGCATAGGCCCGACGCCGCGGCCGCGCTTGAGCATATTTCCCAGATTCTCGAACCGGGCGACGCGGTCCTCATCAAGGGGTCTAACGCAATCGGGCTATCCCGGGTCGTCGCAAACCTTGTTTCCGGCGCGCTGGGGGGCAGGACGGACTGATGCTCTACCTAATCGCAGAACAGCTTGGTTTTCCAGGAATATTCAATCTTCTCCGCTATCTGAGCTTCCGCGCGGGTGGCGCGGTGGCCACCGCGCTGCTGATCGGTCTGTTGATCGGCCCGCGCTTCATCGGATGGCTTCGTGTCCGCCAGGGCAAGGGGCAGCCGATCCGCACGGATGGGCCGCAGACGCACCTTGCCAAGCGCGGCACCCCCACCATGGGCGGCCTGATGATCCTGACTTCGGTCGCGATCTCGCTGCTTCTGTGGATGGATCTCAGCAACATGTTCGTCTGGGCATGTCTGTTCGTCACCCTCGGTTTCGGCGCGATCGGTTTTCTCGACGATTATGACAAGGTGAAGAAGGCGAGCCACAAGGGCGTGTCGGGCAAGGTGCGCCTGATGGCCGAATTCGTGATCGCAGGGCTGGCCAGCTGGATGATCGTCTCCAAGACGGGCACCAATCTCTATCTGCCCTTCTTCAGCGATGTCTCGATCGATCTCGGCTATTTCTACATCCTCTTCGCCGCGTTCACGATCGTGGCGTTCGGCAATGCGGTGAACCTGACCGACGGGCTCGATGGTCTGGCCACTTTCCCGGTGATCATCGCCAGCCTGGCGTTCATGCTGATCGTCTATCTCGTCGGCAACGTGAAATATGCCACTTATCTTGGCATTCCGCATGTGCCCGGCGCGGGCGATCTGACGATCCTGTGCGGTGCGATCATCGGTGCGGGGCTGGCTTTCCTGTGGTTCAACGCGCCGCCGGCGGCGGTGTTCATGGGCGATACCGGCAGCTTGGCCCTGGGCGGTGCGCTCGGCGCGCTTGCGGTTGCTTCGCAGCATGAAATCGTGCTCGGCATCATCGGCGGCCTGTTCGTGGTCGAGGCGATGTCGGTGATCATCCAGGTGTTCTTCTACAAGCGCACCGGCAAGCGCGTGTTCCGCATGGCGCCAATCCATCACCATTTCGAACAGCTGGGCTGGTCCGAGCCCACCGTCGTGATCCGCTTCTGGATCATCAGCATCGTGCTGGCGCTGGCCGGCCTGTCGACGTTGAAGCTGCGGTGATCGTCTCGGCCGCCTTTGCTGGCAAGTCCTACGCGGTGCTTGGCCTTGCGCGCACCGGCATCGCCACGGTCGAGGCGTTGGTCGCCAGCGGTGCCAGCGTCACCGCATGGGATGATCGCGAGGCGGCGCGCGCCGCTGTCGCCGACAAGGCCACGCTTGCCGATCCGCTGACCATCGACCTAGCCGGTTTCGACGGCGTCGTCGTGTCCCCCGGCGTCCCGCTCAACCGCCATCCAATCGCCGACAAGGCGCGCGAAGCGGGCGTGCCCGTACTCGGCGATATCGAGCTTTTCGCGCAAGCCCGCGCCGGGCTGCCCGCACACCGTGTTGTCGGCATCACCGGCACCAACGGCAAGTCGACGACGACTGCGCTCATCCACCATATCGTGGCGGCGGCGGGGCTCCCCGCACGGCTCGGCGGCAATATCGGCCTGCCGATCCTGGGGCAGGAGCCTTTGCCCGAGGGCGGTGTCTATGTGCTCGAACTGTCGAGCTACCAGATCGATCTGACCACCAGCCTCGACTGCGATGTCGCGGTGCTCTTGAACATCACTCCCGACCATCTCGATCGTTATGACGGTTTCGAAGGCTATGCTGCGTCAAAGGCACGCTTGTTCGCGATGCAGTCGGATGGCCACGCCGCCGTGATCGCGGTCGAGGATGAACCCAGCCGGGCGATCGCCGATCGCCACGCCCGCGCCATCCGCGTTGCCTCAACCGATGTCGACACCGCCGCACAGGCGCATTGGCCGTCGCTACAAGGGCCGCACAATGCGCAGAATGCCGCCGTCGCGACGGCCGCCGCGCGCGCTCTCGGCATTGACGAGGCGGTGATCGCGCAGGCGCTCAGAACCTATCCCGGCCTCCCGCACCGCATGGAGCGTGTGGTCGAACGTGGCGGTGTGCTGTTCGTCAACGACAGCAAGGCCACCAACCCAACCTCGACCGCGCCTGCGCTTGCCGCTTATCCGGCCGTGCACTGGATCTTGGGCGGGTTGGCGAAGACCGATGATCTCGACGCCTGCGTCCCGCATTTCGGCCATGTCCGCGCCGCCTACACCATCGGCAGCTCGGCCGAGATGTTCGCAGCGCTGCTGACGCCGCACATGCCCGTCACCAATTGTGGCGACCTTGATACCGCGGTGCGCGCGGCGGCAGCCGCTGCTCAACCCGGTGAGACGGTATTGCTCTCGCCGGCCTGCGCCTCGTTCGATCAGTTCAGCGATTTCGAAGCGCGCGGGGCGGCATTCCGCGCGGCGGTGGAGGCCCTGGCATAATGGCATCGATTCCCAGCCCTGTTCAGGCACCGGCCGCCGCCAAGCGGCCCAAGGCAAAGCTGATGTCGCGTTTCGGACGCGACAATCACTCACCGCTGAGCATGTGGTTCTGGGAAATCGATCGCGTCCTTCTGCTCTTCGTCACGCTTCTGCTCTCGATCGGGCTCATTGCGGTCGCAGCCGCCTCGCCCGCCGCGGCGGAGCGCTATTCGGATGCCAGCACGCGGTTCGAGCCGCTTCACTATTTCTGGCGACAGCTGGCCTGGGTGGTGCTCAGCGTTCCGGTGATGCTCATCGTGTCGGCGCTCCCCAAGGATGCGGCCCGGCGCATGGCGCTGATCGGCGCCGTCATCTTCACCGCGCTTCTCGCGATCGTGCCGGTGATCGGAGCAGAGGTGAATGGCGCAAAGCGCTGGATCGGGTTCGGTTTCGCGCAGTTCCAGCCATCCGAATTTCTGAAACCCTGTTTCGTTGTCGGTATGGCGTGGCTCCTGTCGCTGCGCGTGCATGACAAGACCCTGCCGGTCTTCATGATTTCGGGGCTGATCACCGGGCTGATTGCGCTTTTCCTGATGCGCCAGCCCGATTTTGGCCAGACGGTGATCTTCGCCGCGATCTGGCTGACGCTGATGCTGCTTTCGGGCGTCAGCGTGAAGATACTGAGCTGGCTCGGAGCGGCGGGTGTTGGCCTCGTCATCAGCGCCTATCTTTTCTACGATGTCGCCACCCGCCGCATCAACGACTTCCTGTTCCAGACGGGGGACACCTACCAGACCGACATGTCGCATGCGACGCTGACGGCGGGTGGGTTGCTCGGCACCGGGCCGGGCGGCGGATCGATGAAGTTCCGCCTGCCCGAAGCGCATACCGACTATATTTTTTCGGTGATCGGTGAAGAGTTCGGCCTGATCGCCTGTTTTGCGATCGCGGCGCTCTATGTTGCAATCGTGGTGCGCGTGATCGTCAAGCTTCTCGATGAAGAGGATATGTTCCAGCTCCTCGCGGCGGCGGGGCTGGCCACCCAGTTCGGTGTGCAGGCGATGATCAACATGGCGGTGAACACGCAGCTCGCCCCGTCCAAGGGGATGACGCTGCCCTTTATCAGCTATGGCGGTTCGTCGATGCTTGCCTTGTCGTTCGGCTTCGGGTTGCTGCTCGCCTTTACGCGGCGAAACCCCTATCTGGTCCGTTCGCCCTATGTTGTTAGATGGAACGGTCGATGAACGTCGTGCGTCACTTTGTTCTCGCCGCCGGTGGCACCGGCGGCCATATGATTCCCGCCCATGCGCTCGCGGCCGAACTCATGGCGCGCGGGCACCGTGTCGCGTTGATCACGGATGAACGCGGCGCACGCATTCCCGGGCTGTTCGACGGTGTTCAAACGCATGTGCTTCCCGCTGGGCGGCTGACTGGCGGTCCGCTTGGCTGGTTGAAGGCGGGGCGCTCGATCATGGCCGGGCGTGCCATGGCGTTGCGGCTTTACGAAACCTTCGAGCCAAGCGCGGTGATCGGTTTCGGCGGCTATCCGGCACTGCCCGCGCTGCTCGGCGCGATGAAGGCGGGAATTCCGACCGCGATCCACGAACAGAATGCGGTACTCGGCCGGGTGAACCGGCTGCTCGCGCGCAAGGCCGATGCGATCGTCACCGCCTATCCCGATGTCCAGCGGCTGAAACCCGGCTGGATGGACAAGGTCCACGTCCTCGGCAATCCCGTGCGCGACGAGGTGCTTGCGCTGCGCGAACAGCCTTTCCCGCCGCTCACCGAAGACGGGATCTTCCGTCTGCTCGTCACCGGCGGCAGCCAGGGCGCCACCGTGCTCTCGGATATCGTGCCCGAAGGGCTGGGGCTCCTTCCGCTCAACTTCCGCCGTCGCCTGCAGGTGACGCAGCAATGCCGGATCGAGGATATCGACCGCGTGCGCGCAACCTATGCCGAGCTTGAAATCCCCGCCGATCTCGCCACCTATCTGCCGGATCTCCCCGAACGCCTCGGCTGGGCGCATCTGGTGATCGCGCGTGCGGGTGCATCGACCATCGCGGAATTGACCGCCGCGGGCCGGCCGGCCATTCTCGTTCCGCTGCCCTCGGCCACCGACAATCATCAGACGTTCAACGTCCGTGAGATGGTGGAGGCGGGCGGCGCACGTTCAATCCCGCAATCCAGCTTTACCTCCGTGGAACTTGCCAAACAGATGCAGAAACTTGCCCTTGAGCCGGGCGCACTCGCCAATGCCGCAAAGCGTGCCTGGAATTGCGGCCGTCCCAATGCCACGCGTGACCTTGCCGATCTGGTCGAAAGCTTCGGGCCCCAGCCCATTGGTGGCGAGACGATCCGCATGAGCAAGCCGCTGCCGCGCATGGGCGGGCAGGAGGCGCTGGCATGAAGGGCGTGCACACCGATATCGGCACCATCCATTTCGTGGGCATCGGCGGCATCGGCATGTCGGGCATCGCGCGGGTGATGAACAATCTGGGCTATAAGGTTCAGGGGTCGGACGTCGCCGAAAGCGCGGTGGTTCAGGCGCTGCGCGATCGCGGCATCAACGTGATGATCGGCCACAAGGCGGAAAACCTCGGCGATGCACGTGTGGTCGTCACCTCGACCGCTATCCGCCGCGGCAATCCCGAGGTCGATCTGGCGCTCGAACGCCGCGTCCCCGTGGTGCGCCGCGCCGAAATGCTCGCCGAACTGATGCGTCTCAAGTCGACCGTCGCGGTCGCGGGCACGCACGGCAAGACGACGACCACCTCGATGGTCGCCGCGCTGCTTGATGTTGGCGGGTTCGATCCCACGGTGATCAAC is part of the Sphingomonas sp. C3-2 genome and harbors:
- a CDS encoding UDP-N-acetylmuramoyl-tripeptide--D-alanyl-D-alanine ligase is translated as MRGVKPLWTSEALARATGGTASADFAVSGVAFDSREVGPGDLFIAMKGEATDGHRFLDKAFAGGAAGAIVSEPVDHPHILVADTTAALDALGVASRARTAAKIAGVTGSVGKTGTKEALFAALDRFAPGHVHRSVKSYNNHTGVPLSLARMSADTRFGVLEMGMNHAGELAQLTRMVRPHVAIVTAIAPAHQAYFDSVEAIADAKGEIFQGLEPGGTAIVPFDSPYRDRLIAAAKPHAGRIVTFGLGEGADVRARDVVRATNGGSLVNARLHGAELCFTIAHPGAHWVSNAMAVLAAVEALGGDLGQAGLALADMAGLPGRGARHNVPVDGGTALVIDESYNANPASMAATIRQLGEEAGRRIVILGGMRELGEGSDAFHAQLAEPLKAANVQYALLVGAEMKPLAKALEGVIDFAHRPDAAAALEHISQILEPGDAVLIKGSNAIGLSRVVANLVSGALGGRTD
- the murD gene encoding UDP-N-acetylmuramoyl-L-alanine--D-glutamate ligase, yielding MIVSAAFAGKSYAVLGLARTGIATVEALVASGASVTAWDDREAARAAVADKATLADPLTIDLAGFDGVVVSPGVPLNRHPIADKAREAGVPVLGDIELFAQARAGLPAHRVVGITGTNGKSTTTALIHHIVAAAGLPARLGGNIGLPILGQEPLPEGGVYVLELSSYQIDLTTSLDCDVAVLLNITPDHLDRYDGFEGYAASKARLFAMQSDGHAAVIAVEDEPSRAIADRHARAIRVASTDVDTAAQAHWPSLQGPHNAQNAAVATAAARALGIDEAVIAQALRTYPGLPHRMERVVERGGVLFVNDSKATNPTSTAPALAAYPAVHWILGGLAKTDDLDACVPHFGHVRAAYTIGSSAEMFAALLTPHMPVTNCGDLDTAVRAAAAAAQPGETVLLSPACASFDQFSDFEARGAAFRAAVEALA
- the mraY gene encoding phospho-N-acetylmuramoyl-pentapeptide-transferase; its protein translation is MLYLIAEQLGFPGIFNLLRYLSFRAGGAVATALLIGLLIGPRFIGWLRVRQGKGQPIRTDGPQTHLAKRGTPTMGGLMILTSVAISLLLWMDLSNMFVWACLFVTLGFGAIGFLDDYDKVKKASHKGVSGKVRLMAEFVIAGLASWMIVSKTGTNLYLPFFSDVSIDLGYFYILFAAFTIVAFGNAVNLTDGLDGLATFPVIIASLAFMLIVYLVGNVKYATYLGIPHVPGAGDLTILCGAIIGAGLAFLWFNAPPAAVFMGDTGSLALGGALGALAVASQHEIVLGIIGGLFVVEAMSVIIQVFFYKRTGKRVFRMAPIHHHFEQLGWSEPTVVIRFWIISIVLALAGLSTLKLR
- a CDS encoding FtsW/RodA/SpoVE family cell cycle protein, producing the protein MASIPSPVQAPAAAKRPKAKLMSRFGRDNHSPLSMWFWEIDRVLLLFVTLLLSIGLIAVAAASPAAAERYSDASTRFEPLHYFWRQLAWVVLSVPVMLIVSALPKDAARRMALIGAVIFTALLAIVPVIGAEVNGAKRWIGFGFAQFQPSEFLKPCFVVGMAWLLSLRVHDKTLPVFMISGLITGLIALFLMRQPDFGQTVIFAAIWLTLMLLSGVSVKILSWLGAAGVGLVISAYLFYDVATRRINDFLFQTGDTYQTDMSHATLTAGGLLGTGPGGGSMKFRLPEAHTDYIFSVIGEEFGLIACFAIAALYVAIVVRVIVKLLDEEDMFQLLAAAGLATQFGVQAMINMAVNTQLAPSKGMTLPFISYGGSSMLALSFGFGLLLAFTRRNPYLVRSPYVVRWNGR
- the murG gene encoding undecaprenyldiphospho-muramoylpentapeptide beta-N-acetylglucosaminyltransferase; amino-acid sequence: MNVVRHFVLAAGGTGGHMIPAHALAAELMARGHRVALITDERGARIPGLFDGVQTHVLPAGRLTGGPLGWLKAGRSIMAGRAMALRLYETFEPSAVIGFGGYPALPALLGAMKAGIPTAIHEQNAVLGRVNRLLARKADAIVTAYPDVQRLKPGWMDKVHVLGNPVRDEVLALREQPFPPLTEDGIFRLLVTGGSQGATVLSDIVPEGLGLLPLNFRRRLQVTQQCRIEDIDRVRATYAELEIPADLATYLPDLPERLGWAHLVIARAGASTIAELTAAGRPAILVPLPSATDNHQTFNVREMVEAGGARSIPQSSFTSVELAKQMQKLALEPGALANAAKRAWNCGRPNATRDLADLVESFGPQPIGGETIRMSKPLPRMGGQEALA